A single genomic interval of Agromyces cerinus harbors:
- a CDS encoding aminotransferase-like domain-containing protein has translation MRDLLALTENPDVISFAGGLPAPELFDLDGLRRSFDAALIDPGGLQYSTSEGNPALREFIADRYTAQGLPTTRDEILITTGSQQALSLLALSLLDPGDVVLVERPSYLAALQAFTMAGARIIGVPMNAEGIDLDELNALAEQHRPKLMYTVPTFQNPTGGSLELTTREGLARLATRHGFRIIEDEPYRELRYSGEPMPYLAALAKEHVITVGSFSKVLAPGLRLGWIRTPADLHSAVVVTKQAADLHTSTVDQAAAAHYLTGGGLETALDRIRAAYGERRDAMLAALPQTLPAGSTWSTPHGGMFVWATLPTGHDSTHRLAAAIEQSVAYVPGAPFYAERPDASTMRLSFTTYEPARIREGLSRLERAFARA, from the coding sequence GTGCGCGATCTCCTCGCGCTCACCGAGAACCCCGACGTCATCTCGTTCGCCGGCGGCCTGCCTGCCCCCGAGCTCTTCGACCTCGACGGCCTCCGGCGCTCGTTCGACGCGGCCCTGATCGATCCGGGCGGCCTGCAGTACTCGACCAGCGAAGGCAACCCGGCGTTGCGCGAGTTCATCGCCGATCGCTACACGGCACAAGGTCTGCCGACGACGCGCGACGAGATCCTCATCACGACGGGATCGCAACAGGCCCTCAGCCTGCTGGCGCTCTCACTGCTCGACCCGGGCGACGTGGTGCTGGTCGAGCGACCGAGCTATCTCGCGGCACTTCAGGCCTTCACCATGGCGGGGGCGCGCATCATCGGCGTGCCGATGAACGCCGAGGGGATCGACCTCGACGAGCTGAACGCTCTTGCCGAGCAGCACCGCCCGAAGCTCATGTACACGGTGCCGACGTTCCAGAACCCGACCGGCGGCTCCCTCGAGCTCACGACGCGCGAAGGGCTCGCCCGGCTGGCCACCAGACACGGCTTCCGCATCATCGAAGACGAGCCGTACCGCGAGCTGCGCTACTCGGGCGAGCCGATGCCGTACCTCGCAGCCCTGGCGAAAGAGCACGTCATCACGGTCGGCAGCTTCTCCAAGGTGCTCGCCCCCGGTCTCCGGCTCGGCTGGATCCGGACTCCTGCCGATCTCCACTCCGCGGTGGTCGTGACGAAGCAGGCCGCTGACCTGCACACCTCGACCGTCGATCAGGCCGCGGCGGCGCACTACCTGACCGGTGGCGGCCTCGAGACCGCCCTCGACCGCATCCGCGCGGCCTACGGCGAGCGCCGGGACGCGATGCTCGCCGCCCTGCCTCAGACGCTCCCTGCCGGGAGCACATGGAGCACCCCGCACGGCGGGATGTTCGTGTGGGCCACGCTGCCGACCGGGCACGACAGCACACACCGACTCGCAGCGGCGATCGAGCAGTCCGTGGCGTACGTGCCGGGCGCTCCGTTCTATGCGGAGCGGCCGGATGCCTCGACGATGCGACTCTCGTTCACCACGTACGAACCCGCCAGGATCCGAGAGGGGCTCAGCCGACTGGAGCGGGCGTTCGCGCGAGCGTGA
- a CDS encoding LacI family DNA-binding transcriptional regulator → MAKVGLAAVAEAAGVSEATVSRVVNNPSVVASETRRVVEEAMRRVGYTRPTHGSLVLLVTPGIRDPFFAHLADRIAAALGPQGLRAVICSAPVGGTQELDFVTAMIDAGAVGVVFVSASNTLEEAEPAVHRLLTSRGIPFVCINGNFPGVPAPGLSTNDLMASELAVDHLWHLGHRRIGLAAGPVGNRPSELRVEGFIAALRMRGDDGPFHVVRHEYSIEGGISATTALLDDSPLTAIVAASDEIALGAVRAVRRRGLRVPEDISIVGYDDVYPLDYADPPLTSVRQPLERLAEAVVPVMTRLLKHRTVHRGELLFEPELIIRSSTSVPPTPSRRNDGHG, encoded by the coding sequence ATGGCCAAAGTCGGCCTGGCAGCCGTCGCTGAGGCGGCCGGAGTCAGCGAGGCGACGGTGAGCAGAGTGGTCAACAACCCCTCCGTCGTCGCCTCGGAGACCCGCCGCGTGGTCGAGGAGGCGATGCGCCGCGTCGGTTACACGCGACCGACGCACGGCAGCCTGGTGCTGCTCGTGACCCCCGGCATCCGTGATCCGTTCTTCGCGCATCTGGCCGATCGCATCGCCGCCGCCCTGGGGCCTCAGGGACTGCGGGCGGTCATCTGCTCCGCGCCGGTCGGCGGTACGCAGGAGCTCGACTTCGTCACCGCGATGATCGATGCCGGGGCGGTCGGCGTGGTGTTCGTCTCCGCCAGCAACACCCTCGAAGAGGCGGAGCCGGCGGTCCACCGCCTGCTCACGAGCCGAGGCATCCCGTTCGTCTGCATCAACGGCAACTTCCCCGGAGTGCCGGCGCCCGGCCTGTCGACCAACGACCTGATGGCGTCCGAGCTCGCGGTCGACCACCTCTGGCACCTCGGTCACCGCCGCATCGGGCTTGCCGCCGGACCGGTCGGCAATCGCCCCAGCGAGCTGCGCGTGGAGGGCTTCATCGCCGCGTTGCGGATGCGTGGTGACGACGGCCCGTTCCACGTCGTGCGCCACGAGTACAGCATCGAGGGGGGCATCTCGGCGACGACCGCACTGCTCGACGACTCGCCCCTGACGGCGATCGTCGCGGCGAGCGACGAGATCGCGCTGGGAGCCGTCAGAGCCGTACGACGACGCGGGCTGCGCGTTCCGGAGGACATCTCGATCGTCGGCTACGACGACGTCTACCCGCTCGACTACGCGGACCCGCCGCTGACCTCGGTGCGGCAGCCGCTCGAGCGGCTGGCCGAAGCCGTCGTGCCGGTGATGACCCGCCTGCTGAAGCACCGGACCGTGCATCGCGGCGAGCTCCTCTTCGAACCCGAGCTCATCATCCGCAGCTCGACCTCGGTTCCGCCGACCCCGAGCCGACGGAATGACGGCCATGGCTGA
- a CDS encoding TetR/AcrR family transcriptional regulator, with the protein MAATVLGRPRHESIDRAILDAAARIIEVENYRALTIGRVAQDAATTRAAVYRRFRTTAELAIAVLSDRFGTDPGVDTGDLETDLRTIQRHRLELFTHPLIVRGLPGLIDDLSLQPDAARRFSEEFLGPRRTATTRAVQRAIDRGVVEASVDVEWISDLLTGPLLMRALLPGLQAIDTALIEHTITAALAELDGPGRRLR; encoded by the coding sequence ATGGCGGCAACGGTGTTGGGGCGACCACGGCACGAGAGCATCGATCGGGCGATCCTCGACGCGGCGGCGCGCATCATCGAGGTCGAGAACTACCGGGCCCTCACGATCGGCCGGGTGGCTCAGGATGCCGCGACGACGCGTGCTGCCGTGTACCGACGATTCCGCACGACCGCAGAGCTCGCGATCGCGGTGCTGAGCGACCGCTTCGGCACCGATCCGGGCGTGGACACCGGGGATCTCGAGACCGACCTCCGCACGATCCAGCGCCATCGGTTGGAGCTGTTCACCCACCCGCTCATCGTGCGCGGCCTCCCGGGCCTGATCGACGACCTCTCGCTCCAACCCGATGCAGCACGGCGCTTCTCCGAGGAGTTCCTCGGCCCTCGGCGCACGGCGACGACGCGCGCCGTGCAGCGCGCGATCGATCGCGGGGTCGTCGAGGCATCCGTCGACGTGGAATGGATCAGCGACCTGCTCACCGGACCGCTGCTCATGCGCGCGCTGCTCCCCGGACTGCAGGCGATCGACACCGCCCTGATCGAGCACACGATCACCGCGGCGCTCGCCGAACTCGACGGGCCCGGTCGGCGCCTCAGGTGA
- a CDS encoding SDR family oxidoreductase: MSRRSEESRSRVALITGATGGIGKATALGLARTGMQLAIVGRDRERTDAIARTVREAGAADVQAFVADLSSQAEVRRLADEVLQRLPRLDVLVNNVGGFWQTRHLTADGLERTFAVNHLAPFLLTNLLLDRLKQSAPSRVVTVSSNAHRTGRVDFDDLQGERNYSGSRAYDQSKLANVLFAFELARRLRGTLVTSNALHPGVVRTAFGAEDPAAVQRFIVPVLKPFMKTPAQGAATSIHLATAPDLEQVTGGFFSNSRRVRPSRRGEDRADAERLWRVSAELVGMDAPAVEGERR; encoded by the coding sequence ATGTCACGACGATCCGAAGAGTCGCGCTCGCGTGTCGCGCTGATCACCGGTGCGACCGGCGGCATCGGCAAGGCGACCGCGCTCGGACTCGCCCGAACCGGCATGCAGCTCGCGATCGTCGGTCGGGATCGAGAGCGCACCGACGCGATCGCACGGACGGTCCGCGAGGCGGGCGCCGCAGACGTGCAGGCCTTCGTCGCCGACCTCTCCTCGCAGGCCGAGGTGCGGCGTCTGGCCGACGAGGTGCTGCAACGCCTGCCGCGCCTCGACGTGCTCGTCAACAACGTCGGCGGGTTCTGGCAGACCCGGCATCTCACAGCCGACGGACTCGAGCGCACGTTCGCGGTCAACCACCTCGCGCCGTTCCTGTTGACGAACCTCCTCCTCGACCGGCTGAAGCAGAGCGCACCATCGCGTGTCGTCACAGTCTCTTCCAACGCGCATCGCACCGGGCGTGTCGACTTCGACGACCTGCAGGGTGAGCGCAATTACTCGGGGTCGCGCGCCTACGACCAGTCGAAACTCGCGAACGTGCTGTTCGCGTTCGAACTGGCGAGACGCTTGCGCGGCACTCTGGTCACCTCCAACGCCCTGCATCCCGGAGTGGTGCGCACCGCCTTCGGCGCAGAGGATCCCGCAGCGGTGCAGCGGTTCATCGTGCCCGTGCTCAAGCCCTTCATGAAGACACCCGCTCAGGGCGCGGCGACCTCGATCCACCTCGCCACCGCGCCCGATCTCGAACAGGTCACCGGCGGATTCTTCTCGAACAGCAGGCGCGTGCGCCCGTCGAGGCGCGGCGAGGACCGCGCTGACGCCGAGCGTCTCTGGCGGGTGAGCGCCGAGCTCGTGGGCATGGACGCCCCAGCGGTGGAGGGAGAGCGTCGATGA
- a CDS encoding NADP-dependent oxidoreductase, which produces MSNATSTHIQLIARPEGWPTPADFRITTVAYGDLQPGQIRVRNEFVSVDPYMRGRMNDVRSYVAPYALGETIAGGAIGRVVASEAESIPVGSVVLHQHGWSDMVQHDAATFRVVPELPGVPLSLYLGTLGMTGLTGYVGLTAIAGMKPGDTVFISGAAGAVGTAAGQIAKLLGAGRVIGSAGSAEKVRLLTEKYGYDAAFNYKDAPVREQLAELAPDGVDVFFDNVGGDHLEAALDVMNDGGRIALCGAITSYNTTEKAVGPDNLANIITRGLSVKGFTLAAYLHLAPEFNGRMTGWFSEGRIAYDETIVDGIDNTVDAFLDMMRGANTGKMLVRVGGGTTED; this is translated from the coding sequence GTGTCGAACGCGACCAGCACGCACATCCAGCTCATCGCCCGCCCCGAGGGGTGGCCGACCCCGGCCGACTTCCGCATCACCACGGTCGCGTACGGCGACCTGCAGCCGGGCCAGATCCGCGTGCGGAACGAGTTCGTCTCGGTCGACCCGTACATGCGCGGTCGCATGAACGACGTGCGCAGCTATGTCGCGCCGTACGCCCTCGGCGAGACCATCGCCGGCGGGGCGATCGGGCGCGTCGTGGCATCCGAGGCCGAATCGATCCCGGTCGGCAGCGTGGTGCTGCACCAGCACGGCTGGTCGGACATGGTGCAGCACGACGCGGCGACCTTCCGGGTCGTGCCCGAGCTCCCCGGGGTGCCCCTGTCGCTGTACCTCGGCACGCTCGGCATGACGGGGCTGACCGGCTACGTCGGCCTCACCGCCATCGCGGGCATGAAGCCCGGCGACACCGTCTTCATCTCGGGCGCCGCCGGTGCCGTCGGCACCGCTGCCGGGCAGATCGCGAAGCTGCTCGGAGCCGGCCGGGTCATCGGTTCGGCCGGCTCGGCCGAGAAGGTGCGCCTGCTGACCGAGAAGTACGGCTACGACGCCGCGTTCAACTACAAGGATGCCCCAGTGCGCGAGCAGCTCGCAGAGCTCGCGCCCGACGGCGTCGACGTGTTCTTCGACAACGTCGGCGGCGACCACCTCGAGGCCGCCCTCGACGTCATGAACGACGGCGGCCGGATCGCCCTCTGCGGAGCGATCACGAGCTACAACACGACGGAGAAGGCGGTCGGTCCCGACAACCTGGCGAACATCATCACCCGCGGTCTGTCGGTCAAGGGGTTCACCCTCGCGGCATACCTCCACCTCGCGCCGGAGTTCAACGGCAGGATGACCGGCTGGTTCTCGGAGGGGCGCATCGCCTACGACGAGACCATCGTCGACGGCATCGACAACACCGTCGACGCGTTTCTCGACATGATGCGCGGCGCGAACACCGGCAAGATGCTCGTGCGCGTGGGCGGCGGCACGACAGAGGACTGA
- a CDS encoding GreA/GreB family elongation factor, protein MTTESVWMTPAALERLEAELVELSRPGRTLTDTEQARATELRAMVRNAEVGLKPDDGLVEPGMRITVRFDDDAEPTSFLLGSRELADLDATVDLDVYSPTSPLGAAITGRYVGDAVTYQAPNRAVQVTVLEAVPFG, encoded by the coding sequence ATGACCACGGAATCCGTGTGGATGACCCCGGCCGCACTCGAGCGGCTCGAGGCGGAACTCGTCGAGCTCTCGCGGCCCGGCCGAACGCTGACCGACACCGAGCAGGCGCGAGCCACCGAGCTTCGTGCCATGGTTCGCAACGCCGAGGTGGGCCTGAAGCCCGACGACGGGCTCGTCGAGCCCGGCATGCGAATCACGGTGCGGTTCGACGACGACGCGGAACCCACGAGCTTCCTGCTCGGCAGCCGCGAACTCGCCGACCTCGATGCGACCGTCGACCTCGATGTCTACTCGCCGACCTCGCCGCTCGGCGCGGCGATCACCGGCCGCTACGTCGGCGATGCCGTCACCTACCAGGCGCCGAACCGCGCCGTGCAGGTCACCGTGCTCGAAGCGGTGCCGTTCGGCTGA
- a CDS encoding TetR/AcrR family transcriptional regulator: MGRQQMFDTAEVVRAARTVFWQHGYEDASIPDLEAATGLKRSSIYHAFDSKRGLFDAAVNSYLDEVVRPRLRPLTVPQVSPDAIVEYFTGLRAALERSDSFTAENGCLLINAAGAPIAHDAAVRESVAAYRGELHTAIRSGIAARYPDRPADEVDRLAETCTALVVATFALTRVDADAALGSLDAAQRLVD; encoded by the coding sequence ATGGGCCGACAGCAGATGTTCGACACCGCAGAGGTCGTCCGCGCCGCTCGCACCGTCTTCTGGCAGCACGGGTACGAAGATGCCTCGATTCCCGACCTCGAAGCGGCGACCGGGCTCAAGCGTTCGAGCATCTACCACGCGTTCGACAGCAAGCGCGGGCTCTTCGACGCAGCGGTGAACAGCTACCTCGACGAGGTCGTCCGCCCGAGGCTCCGGCCGCTCACGGTCCCGCAGGTCTCCCCTGACGCGATCGTCGAGTACTTCACCGGCCTCCGTGCGGCACTCGAACGGTCGGACTCCTTCACCGCCGAGAACGGCTGCCTGCTCATCAATGCCGCGGGCGCCCCGATCGCTCACGACGCGGCCGTCCGCGAGTCGGTCGCCGCCTATCGCGGCGAACTGCACACGGCCATCCGCAGCGGCATCGCGGCCAGATACCCCGACCGACCGGCCGACGAGGTCGATCGTCTCGCCGAGACCTGCACCGCCCTCGTCGTCGCGACCTTCGCGCTCACCCGCGTCGACGCCGACGCGGCGCTCGGCAGCCTCGATGCTGCGCAGCGACTGGTCGACTGA
- a CDS encoding DUF4180 domain-containing protein: protein MPIEELHGVRVDRLDVDGPVIATDDDTSDLIGGAWSSRANLIAIPVERLDERFFDLSSGFAGEVLGKFGNYRLRVAIVGDVSEHVATSDAFDAFVRETNRGDAAWFVPDVAALEAKLAGRARR, encoded by the coding sequence ATGCCCATCGAAGAGCTCCACGGAGTGCGCGTCGATCGTCTCGACGTCGACGGCCCGGTGATCGCGACCGACGACGACACCTCCGACCTGATCGGTGGTGCCTGGTCGAGCCGGGCGAACCTCATCGCGATCCCGGTCGAACGGCTCGACGAACGGTTCTTCGACCTCTCGAGCGGCTTCGCCGGCGAGGTGCTCGGCAAATTCGGCAACTACCGCCTGCGCGTCGCGATCGTGGGCGACGTCTCGGAGCACGTGGCGACGAGCGACGCGTTCGATGCGTTCGTGCGGGAGACGAATCGCGGCGACGCCGCATGGTTCGTGCCGGATGTCGCGGCGCTCGAGGCGAAACTCGCGGGGCGAGCCCGCCGCTGA
- a CDS encoding flavin reductase family protein, giving the protein MTDAAIDRRATATADAFKAAFRDHPAGVALITGMTPDGPVGLTASSVASVSAEPAALSFSVTRATGSAGALLAADSIVVHFLGAHHVDVARAFARSGQPRFTPEQGWSRLETGEPWLADSPAALRCRTLHVVPVGGSSLVVAEVLDVFLGEQAPSLVYRDRRFHRLDQAAPEL; this is encoded by the coding sequence ATGACGGATGCCGCCATCGACCGCCGAGCCACCGCAACCGCCGACGCGTTCAAGGCCGCGTTCCGCGACCACCCGGCAGGGGTCGCGCTCATCACCGGCATGACGCCCGACGGTCCGGTCGGCCTCACCGCGTCGAGCGTCGCGTCGGTCTCGGCCGAGCCGGCCGCGCTGTCGTTCTCGGTGACCCGGGCCACGGGCTCGGCCGGCGCACTGCTCGCCGCCGACAGCATCGTCGTGCATTTCCTCGGCGCCCACCACGTCGATGTCGCTCGCGCCTTCGCCCGCTCGGGCCAACCCCGCTTCACTCCCGAGCAGGGCTGGTCGCGTCTCGAGACCGGCGAGCCATGGCTCGCCGACTCCCCGGCAGCGCTCCGCTGTCGTACGCTGCACGTGGTGCCGGTCGGCGGGTCCTCACTCGTCGTCGCCGAGGTGCTCGACGTGTTCCTCGGCGAGCAGGCACCCTCGCTCGTCTACCGTGATCGCCGCTTCCACCGCCTCGACCAGGCCGCCCCCGAACTCTGA
- a CDS encoding superoxide dismutase: MPAYSLPELPYDYSALEPHISATIMELHHSKHHQAYVTGANTALEQLAEARESGNLANVNKLEKDLAFNLGGHINHSVFWQNMSPDGGGSPEGELAAAIDDGFGSFDAFRAHFTATALGVQGSGWAVLAWDSVGARPVIFQLFDQQGNAPLGVTPLLQLDVWEHAYYLDYRNVRADYVKAFWEIVNWADVQARFAAASTATDGLIVPRAS; this comes from the coding sequence ATGCCCGCCTATTCACTGCCCGAACTGCCGTACGACTACTCCGCGCTCGAGCCGCACATCTCGGCGACGATCATGGAGCTGCACCACTCGAAGCACCACCAGGCCTATGTGACGGGTGCCAACACCGCGCTCGAGCAGCTCGCCGAGGCTCGCGAGAGCGGCAACCTCGCGAACGTCAACAAGCTCGAGAAGGACCTCGCGTTCAACCTCGGCGGCCACATCAACCACAGCGTGTTCTGGCAGAACATGTCGCCCGACGGCGGTGGCTCCCCCGAAGGCGAGCTGGCTGCGGCGATCGACGACGGCTTCGGCTCGTTCGACGCGTTCCGCGCGCACTTCACCGCGACGGCGCTCGGCGTGCAGGGCTCGGGCTGGGCGGTGCTCGCCTGGGACAGCGTGGGCGCCCGCCCCGTGATCTTCCAGCTCTTCGACCAGCAGGGCAACGCGCCGCTCGGCGTGACCCCGCTGCTGCAGCTCGACGTCTGGGAGCACGCGTACTACCTCGACTACCGCAACGTCCGCGCCGACTACGTGAAGGCCTTCTGGGAGATCGTGAACTGGGCTGACGTGCAGGCGCGATTCGCAGCCGCCAGCACCGCCACCGACGGCCTCATCGTGCCGAGGGCCAGCTGA
- a CDS encoding alpha-galactosidase — MSHSVVHLTSAGVSLLLRIHPTGLPEVTHWGRELGELTPDELQIACIVAEQVATSSGPDTRHALTIVPEHGDGWFGRPGVVGSRDGGAWSPRFTVVETVLDGRVIATDDTVSSGAGRLEIRARDDWAALELELGIEMEASGIVTMQATIRNTSADPYRLDALRLVLPVPTYASEGLDFAGRWGNERWPQRFPVGYGVHSRESRRGRTGFDAALLLCAGTPGFTFRHGEVWSMHVGFSGNHEHSLERTSSAAVLGGGELLLPGEVVLATGEEYRSPVVYAAYGTGLDGVAARHHASLRARPHHPRSARPVTLNVWEAVYFDHDFDKLARLATIAADLGVERFVLDDGWFLGRRNDRAGLGDWIPDPAVWPNGLDPLVSLVTGLGMQFGIWVEPEMVNLDSDVARAHPDWIMRARDTLPIEGRNQQLLDLTDPAAYEYLRDRLSALLSDSRIGYLKWDHNRDLVEAGSGRDLTPAVHRQTLATYRLMDELRAAHPGLEIESCSSGGGRVDRGVIEHTDRVWASDNMDPLDRMRIMTGTGLLLPPELIGSHIASPTSHTTGRTHPLPFRAAVALIGHLGVEWDLTTAAPEELAELRGWIERYVGLRQLLHTGEVVNGDRAGQDAVVRGVVAADGSEAFYTIIAAEHGPDSTLRLRLPGLDATSRYRVRAEMPGMTEVELAEVDGIGAYGLFSPVPMALPGGILMTSGVEIPALRPETAVLVHLERE; from the coding sequence ATGTCTCATTCGGTAGTGCACCTGACCTCCGCCGGCGTCTCGTTGCTCCTGCGCATCCACCCCACGGGTCTGCCGGAGGTGACGCACTGGGGCCGCGAGCTCGGTGAACTCACGCCCGACGAACTCCAGATCGCGTGCATCGTCGCGGAGCAGGTGGCCACGTCGAGCGGCCCCGACACGCGACATGCGCTCACGATCGTGCCGGAGCACGGCGACGGATGGTTCGGCAGGCCCGGCGTGGTCGGCAGCCGCGACGGCGGCGCCTGGTCTCCGCGCTTCACCGTGGTCGAGACCGTCCTCGACGGCCGGGTGATCGCAACCGACGACACGGTCTCGAGCGGAGCGGGTCGACTCGAGATCCGCGCACGTGACGACTGGGCCGCGCTCGAGCTCGAACTGGGCATCGAGATGGAGGCATCCGGAATCGTGACCATGCAGGCCACGATCCGCAACACCTCGGCCGACCCGTACCGTCTCGACGCGCTGCGACTCGTGCTCCCGGTGCCGACGTATGCGAGCGAGGGGCTCGACTTCGCCGGACGCTGGGGCAACGAGCGGTGGCCGCAGCGGTTCCCCGTCGGCTACGGCGTGCACTCGCGTGAATCCCGTCGTGGACGCACCGGCTTCGATGCGGCGCTCCTGCTCTGCGCCGGCACACCCGGCTTCACCTTCCGCCACGGCGAGGTCTGGTCGATGCACGTCGGTTTCAGCGGCAATCACGAGCACTCCCTCGAGCGCACGTCGAGCGCCGCAGTGCTCGGCGGCGGCGAGCTCCTCCTGCCCGGAGAGGTCGTGCTCGCGACCGGTGAGGAATATCGATCACCGGTCGTCTACGCCGCATACGGCACAGGACTCGACGGCGTCGCAGCCCGTCACCACGCGTCGCTGCGCGCCCGGCCGCACCATCCGCGATCGGCGCGTCCCGTCACCCTCAATGTCTGGGAGGCCGTCTACTTCGACCACGACTTCGACAAGCTCGCCCGGCTCGCCACGATCGCGGCAGACCTCGGAGTCGAACGGTTCGTGCTCGACGACGGCTGGTTCCTCGGGCGTCGCAACGATCGCGCAGGCCTCGGCGACTGGATCCCCGATCCCGCCGTGTGGCCGAACGGCCTCGACCCGCTCGTCTCGCTCGTCACCGGCCTGGGCATGCAGTTCGGCATCTGGGTCGAGCCCGAGATGGTCAACCTCGATTCCGACGTCGCTCGCGCACACCCCGACTGGATCATGCGGGCGCGCGACACGCTGCCGATCGAGGGGCGCAACCAGCAACTGCTCGACCTCACCGATCCCGCGGCGTACGAGTACCTCAGAGACCGGTTGTCGGCACTGCTCTCGGATTCGCGCATCGGCTACCTCAAGTGGGACCACAACCGCGATCTCGTCGAGGCCGGCAGCGGGCGCGACCTCACGCCCGCGGTGCATCGTCAGACCTTGGCGACCTATCGGCTGATGGACGAGCTCCGGGCCGCGCACCCCGGCCTGGAGATCGAGAGCTGCAGCTCGGGCGGCGGCCGCGTCGATCGCGGGGTCATCGAGCACACCGATCGCGTGTGGGCCTCCGACAACATGGACCCGCTCGATCGGATGCGGATCATGACCGGCACCGGCCTGCTGCTGCCCCCCGAACTCATCGGATCGCACATCGCGTCGCCGACGTCGCACACGACCGGCAGGACGCATCCGCTGCCGTTCCGTGCCGCAGTGGCCCTGATCGGCCATCTCGGCGTCGAATGGGACCTCACGACCGCCGCACCCGAGGAGCTCGCCGAACTCCGCGGATGGATCGAGCGCTACGTCGGCCTGCGGCAGCTGCTGCACACGGGCGAGGTCGTCAACGGCGACCGTGCCGGGCAGGACGCCGTCGTGCGCGGCGTGGTCGCCGCCGACGGATCCGAGGCGTTCTACACGATCATCGCCGCAGAGCACGGACCCGACTCGACGCTTCGATTGCGACTGCCCGGACTCGACGCGACCTCGCGCTACCGGGTTCGCGCCGAGATGCCGGGGATGACGGAGGTCGAACTGGCGGAGGTCGACGGCATCGGCGCGTACGGACTCTTCTCCCCCGTTCCCATGGCGCTGCCGGGTGGCATCCTGATGACATCCGGGGTGGAGATTCCGGCGTTGCGCCCGGAGACGGCCGTGCTCGTCCACCTCGAGCGCGAGTGA
- a CDS encoding Imm21 family immunity protein yields the protein MADQTNSAWVKTGGGPLIAVPESVLEAWHGADDEDDDLDDGVEEGVGDYGRACAVAGYAGVIDVGGTPALVLGDDPAPTTFVSERSLFLRVPAADSAEAAVGALGRALEVARWEEAAHWDVPGPVVLFDSAFAADDLGSTSSLRVDLAPGRYRVETADVEPDDDTWLLLVRLSPEAPV from the coding sequence ATGGCCGACCAGACGAACAGTGCGTGGGTCAAGACCGGAGGCGGGCCGCTGATCGCCGTGCCCGAGTCGGTGCTCGAAGCCTGGCACGGGGCGGACGACGAGGATGACGATCTGGACGACGGCGTCGAGGAGGGAGTCGGCGACTACGGGCGTGCCTGCGCGGTCGCCGGGTACGCAGGGGTGATCGACGTCGGCGGTACGCCCGCTCTCGTGCTCGGCGACGACCCCGCCCCGACGACGTTCGTCTCGGAGCGCTCCCTGTTCCTCCGCGTGCCGGCCGCCGACAGCGCGGAGGCGGCGGTGGGCGCACTCGGGCGGGCACTCGAGGTTGCCAGGTGGGAGGAGGCCGCGCACTGGGACGTGCCGGGGCCCGTCGTGCTCTTCGACTCCGCCTTCGCCGCGGACGATCTCGGCAGCACCTCGTCGTTGCGCGTCGATCTCGCGCCCGGCCGCTACCGGGTCGAGACCGCCGACGTCGAGCCCGACGACGACACCTGGCTTCTGCTGGTCCGGCTGTCTCCCGAGGCACCGGTGTGA